From the Cyanobacteriota bacterium genome, the window AGTGAAGAAAGGAGTTGTTATATGAATCCATTTAATGAAAGTCAAACTATGATAGTAGGCACTTTCCTAACCCTCAACTGCAGGCGGACTCATCTTCGTATTAAACAGCTCACCAGCTGCAGCAAGTCCCCCAAGAGCAGTTATAGACTCAGTAGGCAAGAAGATCTTGTTGGCTTTACCGTCTGCTAGTTTCGCTAAAGTATTCATATACATCAATTGCAGCACTTCCTTAGTTGCCCCAGCTGACTTAACGTGTTCTATATATGATTTAGCAGTAATCGCTTCAGCCTCTACTTCAAGCCTGACCTTTTGAGCTTGCCCCTCTGCTCTTCTAATAAGCGCTTGTTTGTCACCTTCCGCTTTTAAGATCTCAGATTCTTTTCTACCTTCAGCATTCAAAATCGCTGCACGTTTATTACGCTCAGCTTCCATTTGTACATTCATGGCACGTTGAATATCAGCCGGCGGATTAATGTCTTTAAGTTCGATACGGTTAGTTTTAACTCCCCATTTACTGGCTGCCACATCAATAATCAACTGCAGCTTGGTGTTAATGGTGTCTCTTGAAGACAAAGTATCATCCAAAGCCATCTCGCCGATGATATTACGCAAAGAAGTTAGCGCAAGCTGCTCGATTGCATAAACCAAATTACTAATTTCATAAATAGCTGAATAAGGATTCACTATTTGGTAGTAAACCACAGCGTCCACATGAATATTAACGTTGTCCTTGGTAATAACCGACTGTGAAGCAAGCGCAAAAACCTGCTCACGCAAATCAATCGTTCTATCAACAGTATCAATAAAAGGGATAATGATATGCAAACCAGGAGACAAGGTCTGGCTATAGCTCCCCAATCTTGTTACCAAAGCACAATAACCTTGCCTAACAATAATGAATGCTCCAAAAAAGAGCATAAAAGCCACAAAAATAAAAAAGACCAAGGTGATTATTGCAAAACTATCCATGACATTAATTATAACGTCATCAGAGCGATACTAACCCAAAATTTGCTCAAGATCATCTCAAGCCTTATTAGACCTGGTTAAGTAAATAATTCATAATAGTGCGAACTGGCATTCCAGAAGCGCCCTTCGGTGACCAATCCATATCTTGATCAAACCAACAAGGACCAGCAATATCTATATGCAGCCAAGGAATTGCCTTATCAGAATCCTTTTGCTTACCAACAAACTCTTGAATAAAAAGCCCGCCATTTTGTGCGCCAGCTTTCCCACCAGAACCAGCGTTGATTAAATCAGCGATAGTTGATTTGAGACCTTCTTTGTATTCTTCATAAAGCGGAAGTTGCCACATCAATTCACCCGTTGCTTCACTTGATTTTTTGACTCTATCAAGCAAATCCTGATCATTAGTCATCAAACCCGCACAAACATTGCCCAGTGCAACCATACAAGCTCCAGTCAATGTGGCAAAATCAATAATCTCATCAGGATTTTTCTTAGAAGCGTAAGCCACAGCATCAGCCAAAGTCAAACGACCCTCGGCATCTGTATTATTCACTTCAATAGTTTTACCGTTCATTGCAGTAATTACATCACCTGGTCTATAAGCCTTACCGCTTGGCATATTTTCAGTGGCTGCAACAATTGCAGTTATTTGAATTTCTTTTGGCTTGAGGGTAGCAACAGCGTTCATGATTCCCATAATCGCAGCAGAACCAGCCATATCCTCTTTCATCATTTCCATGGACTTGGCAGGTTTAAGACTCAAACCACCACTATCAAAAGTTACACCTTTACCAATTAAAGCAATATGTTTCTTGATCTTGCCTGTTGGTTTATAGCTAAATTCAATAAATTTGGGCGGCTCATCAGCACCTTGAGCGACAGCAAGAAAAGAACCCATGCCAAGCTTCTCGCAATCTTTTTTCTCTAAAATTTTAAGTATAAGCGGATTGTTTTTACCTTCAACAATTTTTTTGGCATAGTTTGCCAAATAAGTCGGCGTAACTTCACAAGCTGGCTCCCAAACCAAATCCCTAGCCATAGCAACAGATTCTGCGATAATTTTGGCTTCATTTACTGCCTTTTTATCATTATCAGCAAGACTATCAAGCAAAATTCTTAATTCCACAAGTTCTTTTGGCTTCGGCTTTTTATCATCAGTTTTATAACGATCAAACTTGTAATTAAGCAAAATTGATGCTTCTGCCAAAATTGCAGCATCTCCTTGCCATTTAACAGCAAGCTTGTCTGTTTTTTGGACAGCACGAATTAAGGCAGCTGCAGCTTTGCGCTCGCTTGCTCTATCAGCTTTATCTTTCGGGCCCAAGCCTACCAAGATAATTTTCTTGAGTCCTTGGTATGCAGTTGTGGTTTTGTTTTGGGAACTAAGATTAATTATCAAAACTTTGCCAAGCTCAAAATCAAAGTCTTCTGACTCTATCGATTCGATAATCAAACCTTTTAAATTTTTATCAAATTCGATGAGTTGCAAAGAAAAATCTTTTTTCTTTTTTTTCGAGTCAAATGCAAAATCACTAATTGCTAAACAGTCAGAACTCAATTGAGCAGTCTTGAGAAATTTCTCTACAATAATTTTCATCTTTCAATTATAACCTACCCCAGACAAGAGTAGATGAAGGATCTGCTTCCAAGCTCATAATTAATATCCAGGATCTTGCTATTTGCAAAGAAGCATCAAATAATCCGCGACTCAAAACCTTAAAATCAACTTGGTGACTGACTCTAAAGCCACAAAAGGGACAAAAAAAAGACCCGTTGATCAACGAGTCTTTTTATATTTTCATAGTAGAAAACAGCGCTTATTTCTTTTTAGCTGCTTTCTTTTTTTTAGCTGCAGGTTTTTTAGCTGCTACTTTTTTAGGAGCTGCTTTTTTAACTGCCTTTTTTTTAGCTGCAGGTTTTTTAGCTGCAGGTTTTTTAGCTGCTGCTGGTTTTTTAGCCGCTACTTTTTTCTTAGCTGCTGGTTTTTTAGCTGCTGCTGGTTTTTTAGCTGCTACTTTTTTCTTAGCTGCTGGTTTTTTCTTAGCTGCTGGCTTTTTAGCCGCCGCTTTTTTCTTTTTGATTGCCATTGTTATGTTCCTCCAAATTTTTAAATCGTTTAACGATTTGCTCTATCATGAATCATAAATTACTTTTCAATATTAGGCAAATCTGTGTCTCGACAATAAATTTTTTGTACCCAGGTTTTGTAAAAAACTAACCCATTAAAAAATTCTCATTTGGTTTCTATCTTTCCTTACCTCAAAAAATTCTCGCCCCAAAAAAGGTCTTGAATTGAAAAGCCCGAAGGGCGAAGGATAGCAAAAAGCTACCAGGTAGGTCACAAGATAGTACCGCCTAAGATTTTTATCCCCCAAAATCCCGACTGTTTTTGCCGTTTATTCCTTGCTTCCCCCGCGGCGATGTCCCCCGACAATTAGCAATAACAAAAATCTGCGTACTTTATAAAAGAACCTTTTTAGCCGAGAAGGTTCCTGAATCAAACGAAAAAACCATTCCAATCCACAAATAATCATCCAATCAGGAGCTCTTTTTAATTTCTCTGCCCAAATATCGAAACTTCCACCAACTCCCATGAAGATACATTTATCGATTTTGACTTTGATTTCTTCTATAAAAATTTCTTGTTTTGGTATTCCCATCGCAACCAAAACCAAATCAGGACTTGCTTTGATCATTTCTTCTATAATATGTTGCTTTTGAGCAAAATCAAAGAAGCCATGATGAGCAAAAACAATTTTCTCGGCAAATTTTGCTTCTATAATATTGATGACATCTTCACTTGCACCAATTAAGATCAAACGCTTAGATTTTTCGATTAATTTACTAGCCAAATCGATTCCAGCAAGTTTTTTTAGCTTAGTTCTAAAAAATAAACGTGAAATTAGAGAAATAGCAGCACCATCTGCTATAACAATCTCCGCATTTTTGATTCTCAGCGCTTGAGCTTGATCATCTTGAGACAAAACAAACTGATCCATATTTAAGCTGGTAATTTCCAAGGATTTCAATTTAGCCTGTTCATATATATAGTTGGGCGCTGTAGCAAGTTCCAAATCATCTATAAACAGGTCAAAAAATGGGACTTTGGAATGCATTTAACTCAAGTATAGTATCATTGTGAGCGTCCTCGCTGAACTTGCGCTTTGCAGCCTAGCAATTTGTTCAAGTTCAAGGCAGAGGAGCTACTCCAAACCGGAGTTGACTGAGCCGTCAATGAGGATTTGGAGTAGCAACGATAACGCAGAACTTGAACAAAGCTGCGGCTGCAAAGATGATTAACGGAGAAAGCATATCAATATTAGGAACAGGCAGTTGGGCAAACACCTTAGCTTTCCTCTTAGGACAAAGCTATCCTATTATTCTTTGGGGTCATGATGAGCAAAAAATCAGACGCATTGCAAAAACCAGACGCTTCAAAAAACCTGCAACCCTCAAATATCCAGATAATGTCAAGATTACAGCTGAATTACGTCAAGTTTTTTTCTCTCGCATCATTATTAATGCAATTTCTCTTAAAGGAATGGAAGAAACCTACCAAAAAATCTCTTTAATGGATATTGATTCCAGCCATATCTTTGTTAATGGCTCCAAGGGCATTGACTCGAATAATTTACAAACACCCCTTGAGATCATCAGCAAATTCTTGCCAAATAATCCAAGAGCCGTGATTTCAGGACCGAATTTAGCTTTGGAATTGATCCAGGCTAAACCAATGGTTACAGAAGTTGCCTCTGCAGATATCGAAATAGCCAAAATTGTCCAAGCCAAACTATCAAATCCA encodes:
- a CDS encoding SPFH/Band 7/PHB domain protein, which encodes MDSFAIITLVFFIFVAFMLFFGAFIIVRQGYCALVTRLGSYSQTLSPGLHIIIPFIDTVDRTIDLREQVFALASQSVITKDNVNIHVDAVVYYQIVNPYSAIYEISNLVYAIEQLALTSLRNIIGEMALDDTLSSRDTINTKLQLIIDVAASKWGVKTNRIELKDINPPADIQRAMNVQMEAERNKRAAILNAEGRKESEILKAEGDKQALIRRAEGQAQKVRLEVEAEAITAKSYIEHVKSAGATKEVLQLMYMNTLAKLADGKANKIFLPTESITALGGLAAAGELFNTKMSPPAVEG
- a CDS encoding leucyl aminopeptidase; its protein translation is MKIIVEKFLKTAQLSSDCLAISDFAFDSKKKKKDFSLQLIEFDKNLKGLIIESIESEDFDFELGKVLIINLSSQNKTTTAYQGLKKIILVGLGPKDKADRASERKAAAALIRAVQKTDKLAVKWQGDAAILAEASILLNYKFDRYKTDDKKPKPKELVELRILLDSLADNDKKAVNEAKIIAESVAMARDLVWEPACEVTPTYLANYAKKIVEGKNNPLILKILEKKDCEKLGMGSFLAVAQGADEPPKFIEFSYKPTGKIKKHIALIGKGVTFDSGGLSLKPAKSMEMMKEDMAGSAAIMGIMNAVATLKPKEIQITAIVAATENMPSGKAYRPGDVITAMNGKTIEVNNTDAEGRLTLADAVAYASKKNPDEIIDFATLTGACMVALGNVCAGLMTNDQDLLDRVKKSSEATGELMWQLPLYEEYKEGLKSTIADLINAGSGGKAGAQNGGLFIQEFVGKQKDSDKAIPWLHIDIAGPCWFDQDMDWSPKGASGMPVRTIMNYLLNQV
- a CDS encoding WecB/TagA/CpsF family glycosyltransferase, whose amino-acid sequence is MHSKVPFFDLFIDDLELATAPNYIYEQAKLKSLEITSLNMDQFVLSQDDQAQALRIKNAEIVIADGAAISLISRLFFRTKLKKLAGIDLASKLIEKSKRLILIGASEDVINIIEAKFAEKIVFAHHGFFDFAQKQHIIEEMIKASPDLVLVAMGIPKQEIFIEEIKVKIDKCIFMGVGGSFDIWAEKLKRAPDWMIICGLEWFFRLIQEPSRLKRFFYKVRRFLLLLIVGGHRRGGSKE
- a CDS encoding NAD(P)-dependent glycerol-3-phosphate dehydrogenase, with translation MNKAAAAKMINGESISILGTGSWANTLAFLLGQSYPIILWGHDEQKIRRIAKTRRFKKPATLKYPDNVKITAELRQVFFSRIIINAISLKGMEETYQKISLMDIDSSHIFVNGSKGIDSNNLQTPLEIISKFLPNNPRAVISGPNLALELIQAKPMVTEVASADIEIAKIVQAKLSNPSLRIYINNDVKGVELCGALKNIIAIAAGASDALELGESTKASLMCRGLHEMGRFLEFYGCKSSTLMGPAGIGDLVATCSSALSRNYRVGYYLSKGKTKEEIIKKLGEVAEGINTTYAVQQIAQDKNIDMPIVEQIKRLLDGEIDAVTAVLSLMQRPNK